TTGCAACTTGACCCGGCCGGCGCTGGTCTCGACGCAGCCGAGGTGGCCGGGTTGCAGGTAGCCGGCGGCAGCCCTGCCGATATCGTGACCAGCGTGTCGATGGGCGCGGGGGGAGACAGCGAAGTGGCCCTGGCGCTGGCTTACCTTCCCGCGGCCATGGCCGAGGCCGGCAGCGTGGTCGAGCTGGAGAGCGACGGCGTTGTTATTGTCCGCGCCACGGTCGCTGAGTGGCCCCGGCCCCGCGTGCTGGCGGGCAGGCAATCGCCTGCTTAAGAAAAGGGGGTTATCGGACGCCGCCCCCTTTGTGCGCAACCGGAGGGTGGCTCACGCTGTGAGCCGGCCACCGGGTTACACTGCCCGTGGCCTGAAAGCCAGGTCGTGATAGGCAGCTCATGAAAGGCGACTTCGTCTACGTCGATCTCGAAACCACCGGAACCCGCGCGGTCGCCGACCGCGTGACCGAGGTGGCACTCATACGCGTGCACGACGGCAAGGAGCTGCGGCGCTGGTCGAGCCTGGTGGACCCCGGCTGCCCGGTCCCGTCCTTCATCACCGGCCTTACGGGTATAAGCGACGAGATGGTGCGAGAGGCTCCGAGCTTCGTTGACCTGGCCGACGACCTGCTCGAAATGCTCGACGGCGCGGTGCTCGTGGCCCACAACGCGCGCTTCGACTACGGCTTTCTGCGAGCGGAGTTCAAGCGCGCCAACCGAAGCTTCCAAGCCCGCACGCTTTGCACGGTGCGGTTGGCCCGCAAGCTGTTTCCCGGCCACCGCAGCTACGCGCTCAGTGCCCTGCTCGAGCGCCACGACCTCAACTGCGCCGCTCGTCACAGGGCCATGGGAGACATCGAGGCGGTGCTTTCTTTTGTCGAGCTGGCCGAGCGCGAGCTGGGTCGCGACCGGGTCGAGCAGGAAGTCGCCGCCTTGCTCTGCCTGCCAACGCTGCCCGCCGGTCTCGATTCCGACCTGGTGGCTTCGATTCCCGACAGCCCTGGTGTGTACAGGTTCTACGGCGAGCGGCGATGCCTGCTCTACGTGGGCAAGAGCGTGCGGCTGCGCAGCCGGGTGCTGTCGCACTTTTCTTCGCAGAGCGCGACCCTGACCGACGCGAGGCTGGCGCGACAGGTGCGCGACGTAGAGTGGACCGAGACGGCTGGTGAGCTCGGCGCCCTGTTGCTCGAGGCCCGCACCGTCAAGACTGCGCGCCCGCTCTACAACCGCGCGCTCAAGGGAAGCGCGCGCGCACTGGCCGTCGAACTCGTCGAGGACCGCGACGGCTACCTCGGCGCACGTCTCACCGACGACTGGGACCCGGCCGACAGTGAGCGCTACTACGGAATGTTTCGTAGTCGTAAACAGGCCGAGGCCCGCCTGGACGAGTTGTGCCTGGAACACGAACTGTGCAGGCGGCGCATGCGCCTGGAGAAGCTGGGCCCCGCTTGTTTCGGCCACCGCCTGGGACGCTGCCGTGGTGCCTGCCTGGGGCAGGAGAGCGCCCAGGGTCACAACGCGCGCGTGCGCGTGGCCATGACGGGCCTGCGCCACAAGGCCTGGCCGTGGAAGGGGCCCATAGGCATACGCGAGCACAACCGTGCCGGGCGCATGAGCGAACTGCACGTCGTTGATCGCTGGCGCCACCTGGCCACGGTGGCCGACGAGGCCCAGTGGTACGACAACCCGGTGCTGCCCGAAAGCCGTAGCCCCGACCGCGACGTTTATCGTCTGCTGGTGCAGCAACTGTTCTCGGGTGCCGCCGGGGCAAAAATAGAAATAGTCCAGCTCTGAACACGCGCGGCGCTCAGCGGCAGGCGCTTGCCCTTGAGAGGGCTGCGGGTTGCCGCAACTATGGGCCACGGTGCTTATCGATCTCGTACTCCTGCTGGCCATAGCCTGCGCGGGCCTGTTGGCCGGGCGGCTGCTGGGACTGCCGGCCATGGTGGCCTGGCTGCTGGCCGGCGTTGTTGCCGGCCCGGCCGGCCTGGGCCTGCTCGGCTACAGCGACAACCTCGCTCGCCTGGCCGAACTGGGCGTTGCCCTGCTGCTGTTCGGCGTTGGCGTGGAGTTCTCGCTGGTAGGTCTTCGCCAGCGGCTGGCTCGCTTGCTCGCTACCGGTGGCGCCCAGGTGGTCGTGACGGCCGGGGCCACGACGCTGCTGTTTCACGAAATGGGGCTCACCATGCAGGTGGCCGTCGTGGGGGGCATGCTCGTGTCGCTGTCGAGCACCGCGGTGGTGTTCCGGCTCTACTCGGTCAGCGGTGAGCTGAGCGCTCCGCACGGCCAGGCAGCGGCCGGCGTGCTGCTGTTCCAGGACCTCGCCCTGGTGGCCATGATGATGGTGCTGCCGCTGCTCGGTGGCGCCGCCAACGCTTCGGCGCTGGAGCTGGCCATGGGGGTCGCGCGGGCGGTCGCGGCCGTTGTGTTCCTGCTGGTCGCCGCGCGCGCGTTGTTGCCGCCCTTGCTCGAGCTGGCCGCGCGGGCGGGCGCCGCGGAGTTGTTTCCGCCGCTGGCCCTGCTGGTGGCGCTGGGCACGGCCATGGGCGCGTCGGCGCTGGGCTTGTCGTTGCCCGTGGGTGCTTTTCTGGCCGGCCTGGCCTTGTCGGGCAGTCCCTACGCCCAGCAGGCCACGGCCGAGTTGCTGCCACTCAGGGACGCGTTTCTCGCGGTGTTTTTTACGAGCGTGGGTCTGTTGTTCGCTCCCGCCGAGATCGGCTCCGGGGGCTTGCTGGTGTTGGCGATTCT
Above is a genomic segment from Candidatus Binatota bacterium containing:
- a CDS encoding DNA polymerase III subunit epsilon, which codes for MKGDFVYVDLETTGTRAVADRVTEVALIRVHDGKELRRWSSLVDPGCPVPSFITGLTGISDEMVREAPSFVDLADDLLEMLDGAVLVAHNARFDYGFLRAEFKRANRSFQARTLCTVRLARKLFPGHRSYALSALLERHDLNCAARHRAMGDIEAVLSFVELAERELGRDRVEQEVAALLCLPTLPAGLDSDLVASIPDSPGVYRFYGERRCLLYVGKSVRLRSRVLSHFSSQSATLTDARLARQVRDVEWTETAGELGALLLEARTVKTARPLYNRALKGSARALAVELVEDRDGYLGARLTDDWDPADSERYYGMFRSRKQAEARLDELCLEHELCRRRMRLEKLGPACFGHRLGRCRGACLGQESAQGHNARVRVAMTGLRHKAWPWKGPIGIREHNRAGRMSELHVVDRWRHLATVADEAQWYDNPVLPESRSPDRDVYRLLVQQLFSGAAGAKIEIVQL